The Vulpes lagopus strain Blue_001 chromosome 14, ASM1834538v1, whole genome shotgun sequence genome window below encodes:
- the RFC5 gene encoding replication factor C subunit 5 — protein sequence METSAQQEQQQPAAAKIRNLPWVEKYRPQTLNDLISHQDILSTIQKFISEDRLPHLLLYGPPGTGKTSTILACAKQLYKDKEFGSMVLELNASDDRGIDIVRGPILSFASTRTIFKKGFKLVILDEADAMTQDAQNALRRVIEKFTENTRFCLICNYLSKIIPALQSRCTRFRFGPLTPELMVPRLEHVVGEEKVDLSEDGMKALVTLSSGDMRRALNILQSTNMAFGKVTEETVYTCTGHPLKSDIANILDWMLNQDFTTAYRNIMELKTLKGLALHDILTEIHLFVHRVDFPSSVRVHLLTKMADIEYRLSVGTNEKIQLSSLIAAFQVTRDLIVTEA from the exons ATGGAGACCTCAgcgcagcaggagcagcagcagcccgCGGCGGCCAAGATCAGAAACCTGCCCTG GGTTGAAAAATACCGGCCACAGACGCTGAATGATCTGATTTCTCATCAGGACATTTTGAGTACCA TTCAAAAATTTATCAGTGAAGACCGGTTGCCCCACCTGCTCCTCTATGGTCCTCCAGGGACAGGAAAGACTTCCACCATCCTGGCCTGTGCAAAACAGCTATACAAAGATAAGGAATTTGGCTCCATGGTCTTGGAG CTGAACGCTTCAGACGACCGAGGAATAGATATTGTTCGGGGACCAATCCTGAGCTTCGCTAGCACAAGGACAATATTTAA GAAAGGCTTCAAACTAGTGATCCTGGATGAAGCTGACGCCATGACTCAAGACGCCCAGAATGCCTTGAGGAGAG TGATTGAGAAGTTCACCGAGAACACCCGGTTCTGCCTCATCTGTAACTATCTGTCAAAGATCATCCCGGCCTTGCAGTCCCGGTGTACGAGGTTCCGATTCGGCCCCCTGACCCCCGAGCTCATGGTTCCCCGCCTGGAGCACGTCGTAGGAGAGGAGAA AGTGGACCTAAGTGAGGACGGGATGAAAGCACTCGTGACCCTTTCCAGCGGAGATATGCGGAGGGCTCTGAACATTTTGCAG AGCACCAATATGGCCTTCGGGAAGGTGACAGAGGAAACGGTCTACACCTGTACCGGGCACCCCCTCAAGTCAGACATTGCTAACATTCTGGACTGGATGTTGAATCAAGACTTCACCACAGCCTACAGGA ATATAATGGAGTTGAAAACGCTGAAGGGCTTGGCGCTACATGATATCCTGACGGAGATACACTTGTTTGTGCACAGAG TTGACTTTCCATCTTCGGTTCGAGTACATTTACTGACCAAAATGGCAGACATAGA GTACAGACTTTCTGTTGGCACCAATGAGAAGATTCAGCTGAGCTCTCTCATTGCCGCTTTCCAGGTCACCAGGGACCTGATTGTTACAGAGGCCTAG
- the WSB2 gene encoding WD repeat and SOCS box-containing protein 2 isoform X2, protein MEAGEEPLLLAELKPGRPHQFDWKSSCETWSVAFSPDGSWFAWSQGHCIVKLIPWPLEEQFIPKGFEAKSRSSKNDTKGRGSPKEKTLDCGQIVWGLAFSPWPSPPSRKLWARHHPQVPDISCLILATGLNDGQIKIWEVQTGLLLLNLSGHQDVVRDLSFTPSGSLILVSASRDKTLRIWDLNKHGKQIQVLSGHLQWVYCCSISPDCSMLCSAAGEKSVFLWSMRSYTLIRKLEGHQSSVVSCDFSPDSALLVTASYDTNVIMWDPYTGERLRLLHHTQLDPPMDDSDVHISSLRSVCFSPEGLYLATVADDRLLRIWALELKTPIAFAPMTNGLCCTFFPHGGVIATGTRDGHVQFWTAPRVLSSLKHLCRKALRSFLTTYQVLALPIPKKMKEFLTYRTF, encoded by the exons ATGGAGGCCGGAG AGGAACCGCTGCTGCTTGCTGAGCTCAAGCCCGGGCGCCCCCATCAGTTTGATTGGAAGTCGAGCTGTGAGACCTGGAGTGTCGCCTTCTCCCCAGATGGTTCCTGGTTCGCATGGTCTCAAGGACACTGCATCGTCAAGCTGATCCCCTGGCCGCTGGAGGAGCAGTT CATCCCTAAAGGGTTTGAAGCCAAAAGCCGAAGCAGCAAAAATGATACAAAAGGACGAGGCAGCCCAAAGGAGAAGACTTTGGATTGTGGGCAGATTGTCTGGGGTTTGGCCTTTAGCCCGTGGCCTTCTCCACCTAGCAGGAAGCTCTGGGCACGCCACCATCCCCAAGTGCCGGACATCTCTTGCCTAATCCTTGCTACAGGCCTCAATGATGGGCAGATCAAGATTTGGGAGGTGCAGACAG GGCTCCTGCTTTTGAATCTTTCTGGCCACCAAGATGTTGTGAGAGATCTGAGCTTCACACCCAGTGGCAGTTTGATTTTGGTCTCGGCATCTCGGGATAAGACTCTTCGCATCTGGGACCTGAATAAACATG GTAAACAGATTCAGGTGTTATCGGGCCACCTGCAGTGGGTTTATTGCTGCTCCATCTCCCCCGACTGCAGCATGCTGTGCTCTGCAGCTGGAGAGAAGTCG GTGTTTCTATGGAGCATGCGATCCTACACATTAATCCGGAAGCTAGAGGGCCACCAAAGCAGTGTTGTGTCTTGTGACTTCTCCCCTGACTCCGCCTTGCTTGTCACGGCTTCTTATGATACCAATGTGATCATGTGGGACCCCTATACTGGCGAGAGGCTGAGGTTACTCCA CCACACGCAACTTGACCCCCCCATGGATGACAGTGACGTCCACATTAGCTCCCTGAGATCTGTGTGCTTCTCTCCTGAAGGCTTGTACCTCGCCACAGTGGCAGATGACAG ACTCCTCAGGATCTGGGCCCTGGAACTGAAAACTCCAATTGCATTTGCTCCTATGACCAATGGTCTTTGCTGCACATTTTTTCCACATGGTGGAGTTATTGCCACAGG GACAAGGGATGGCCACGTCCAGTTCTGGACAGCTCCTCGGGTCCTGTCCTCACTGAAGCACTTATGCCGAAAAGCCCTTCGAAGTTTCCTGACCACCTACCAAGTGCTAGCACTGCCGAtccccaagaaaatgaaagagttcCTCACATACAGGACTTTTTAA
- the WSB2 gene encoding WD repeat and SOCS box-containing protein 2 isoform X1 yields the protein MAGAAHFRLDEEEDAEEPLLLAELKPGRPHQFDWKSSCETWSVAFSPDGSWFAWSQGHCIVKLIPWPLEEQFIPKGFEAKSRSSKNDTKGRGSPKEKTLDCGQIVWGLAFSPWPSPPSRKLWARHHPQVPDISCLILATGLNDGQIKIWEVQTGLLLLNLSGHQDVVRDLSFTPSGSLILVSASRDKTLRIWDLNKHGKQIQVLSGHLQWVYCCSISPDCSMLCSAAGEKSVFLWSMRSYTLIRKLEGHQSSVVSCDFSPDSALLVTASYDTNVIMWDPYTGERLRLLHHTQLDPPMDDSDVHISSLRSVCFSPEGLYLATVADDRLLRIWALELKTPIAFAPMTNGLCCTFFPHGGVIATGTRDGHVQFWTAPRVLSSLKHLCRKALRSFLTTYQVLALPIPKKMKEFLTYRTF from the exons ATGGCGGGTGCTGCACATTTTCGCcttgatgaggaggaggatgctg AGGAACCGCTGCTGCTTGCTGAGCTCAAGCCCGGGCGCCCCCATCAGTTTGATTGGAAGTCGAGCTGTGAGACCTGGAGTGTCGCCTTCTCCCCAGATGGTTCCTGGTTCGCATGGTCTCAAGGACACTGCATCGTCAAGCTGATCCCCTGGCCGCTGGAGGAGCAGTT CATCCCTAAAGGGTTTGAAGCCAAAAGCCGAAGCAGCAAAAATGATACAAAAGGACGAGGCAGCCCAAAGGAGAAGACTTTGGATTGTGGGCAGATTGTCTGGGGTTTGGCCTTTAGCCCGTGGCCTTCTCCACCTAGCAGGAAGCTCTGGGCACGCCACCATCCCCAAGTGCCGGACATCTCTTGCCTAATCCTTGCTACAGGCCTCAATGATGGGCAGATCAAGATTTGGGAGGTGCAGACAG GGCTCCTGCTTTTGAATCTTTCTGGCCACCAAGATGTTGTGAGAGATCTGAGCTTCACACCCAGTGGCAGTTTGATTTTGGTCTCGGCATCTCGGGATAAGACTCTTCGCATCTGGGACCTGAATAAACATG GTAAACAGATTCAGGTGTTATCGGGCCACCTGCAGTGGGTTTATTGCTGCTCCATCTCCCCCGACTGCAGCATGCTGTGCTCTGCAGCTGGAGAGAAGTCG GTGTTTCTATGGAGCATGCGATCCTACACATTAATCCGGAAGCTAGAGGGCCACCAAAGCAGTGTTGTGTCTTGTGACTTCTCCCCTGACTCCGCCTTGCTTGTCACGGCTTCTTATGATACCAATGTGATCATGTGGGACCCCTATACTGGCGAGAGGCTGAGGTTACTCCA CCACACGCAACTTGACCCCCCCATGGATGACAGTGACGTCCACATTAGCTCCCTGAGATCTGTGTGCTTCTCTCCTGAAGGCTTGTACCTCGCCACAGTGGCAGATGACAG ACTCCTCAGGATCTGGGCCCTGGAACTGAAAACTCCAATTGCATTTGCTCCTATGACCAATGGTCTTTGCTGCACATTTTTTCCACATGGTGGAGTTATTGCCACAGG GACAAGGGATGGCCACGTCCAGTTCTGGACAGCTCCTCGGGTCCTGTCCTCACTGAAGCACTTATGCCGAAAAGCCCTTCGAAGTTTCCTGACCACCTACCAAGTGCTAGCACTGCCGAtccccaagaaaatgaaagagttcCTCACATACAGGACTTTTTAA